In Methanosarcina barkeri MS, a single window of DNA contains:
- a CDS encoding methanogenesis marker 14 protein: MALKPRITESPQVRLIDLKSKPFFIVASVEVGNTTTKCILTATNMETARTHIINKVVRMTRDVRPPKPGEVVFGRTLTGVELTRESVAELVRGTLTESMEKASLDIKTDLDFVVRSTGVVAGFDSPEEVGEFIKALADGCLMAGVPPKNMTPPMSVSNIPKKFQKYSKLEKVIFDGAVAGVLPPIGSTGVEIVANEMEGELATAGIKEAAKLTDVDFRNPCISIDFGTTLDGRITNSDQPYAKTVGNFCGYAGAIPDAIIRGSKIVDSKVGTALEVFEKEKPPSFFTLKMKAKAIEAYTKRIHELIIIEQVTGNRTRYGSVPVRPDAADQLGVTLIGCDVGVNGSDMGKLSAIGMEICKTHGLQVVSAVIDEVMADVVCRLIKVAKEANLVFEDTTIGITGRAGITGNKPKLILKCLENLNIAPKIDERVVFVDDGLARGAAVMARCMNSLGSPQNPLGGRHGGKCILAQRIKLQDK; encoded by the coding sequence ATGGCTTTGAAACCCAGAATTACAGAATCTCCTCAGGTTCGCTTGATTGACCTTAAGTCAAAACCTTTCTTTATTGTAGCTTCCGTAGAGGTTGGAAACACTACAACCAAATGTATTCTTACAGCTACCAATATGGAAACTGCAAGAACTCATATTATAAATAAGGTCGTACGGATGACCAGAGATGTCCGTCCCCCTAAACCAGGAGAAGTCGTATTCGGAAGGACACTTACCGGTGTGGAACTCACTCGTGAATCCGTTGCAGAACTGGTACGTGGAACCCTGACCGAATCAATGGAAAAAGCAAGTCTGGATATAAAAACCGATCTGGACTTTGTGGTTCGTTCCACTGGAGTTGTTGCAGGTTTTGATTCTCCAGAGGAAGTGGGTGAGTTTATTAAAGCTCTGGCAGATGGCTGCCTGATGGCAGGAGTTCCCCCGAAAAACATGACCCCACCAATGTCTGTTTCAAATATTCCCAAAAAATTCCAGAAATACAGTAAACTGGAAAAAGTAATTTTTGATGGGGCTGTAGCCGGTGTACTACCTCCTATAGGTTCTACTGGCGTCGAAATCGTTGCAAATGAGATGGAAGGAGAGCTTGCAACTGCAGGGATTAAGGAAGCAGCCAAACTTACAGATGTTGATTTCAGGAACCCCTGTATCTCAATCGATTTTGGGACAACCCTTGATGGCAGGATCACAAATTCAGATCAACCGTATGCAAAAACAGTGGGTAACTTCTGTGGCTATGCCGGGGCAATTCCTGACGCAATTATTCGGGGTTCGAAAATTGTGGACTCAAAAGTAGGAACTGCTCTCGAAGTTTTTGAAAAAGAAAAACCACCTTCTTTCTTTACTTTAAAGATGAAGGCTAAAGCGATTGAAGCGTATACAAAGCGCATTCATGAACTTATTATTATAGAACAGGTTACAGGGAACAGAACTAGATACGGAAGTGTGCCTGTAAGGCCTGATGCAGCTGACCAGCTAGGCGTGACACTTATAGGTTGCGATGTAGGAGTAAACGGTTCCGACATGGGTAAACTTAGTGCCATAGGCATGGAAATCTGTAAAACTCACGGGCTTCAGGTTGTTTCTGCTGTCATTGATGAGGTTATGGCAGACGTGGTTTGCAGGTTGATTAAAGTTGCAAAAGAAGCAAACCTTGTTTTTGAGGATACAACTATAGGGATTACTGGCAGGGCAGGGATTACAGGGAACAAACCCAAACTGATCTTGAAATGCCTGGAAAATCTGAATATTGCTCCGAAAATCGATGAGAGAGTAGTCTTCGTAGACGACGGACTTGCCAG